Part of the Paenibacillus aurantius genome, AAATCGAGAAAGAGAAGCCCCGTGCTCGGATTGCTGTAAATATTGCCTAGCGTATTAAACATAGAATTACCGAAATAGTCGGGAAAAAGGAGCGTCCGGTCGTCCACCACCGTTACAAAACCCGGCGGTCCCCCACGGTGAGAGGCGTCCATTTTTCCTTCCGGGCTGACACTTCCGACAAAAAAAGTATCCGCCTCGCCGATCCACTCCTGATGCTTTGCCTCGAGTACCCGGCTGTGAAACGCCGTTCGTTCGGTACGACGATAGCCTCCGTTCGGCTGCAGGGATCGTTTCTGTATGTATTTAGGACAGTTGCCGTATACCTGGTCGGCGGTTACCGTAAGGTTCCGGTCCCCATCCCATTCTCCCTTTCCATTGATTCTCATCCGTATTCTCCTGCTGAAATCAATCGCCAGAAGGCCGATTTCCGGATTGGCTTTCAAATGGGTACGGAGGGGATCGCTCTCCGGAAGCCGCGATACGATAGTCAATTCCGTTTCAGACGTGACGTGGAGGAAGCCCGGTTCACCGGTCAGAAACGAGCACCATACCTTACCGTCCTTTCCGGCAGTCGAAGCAATAAGAAGAGATTGGGTCCGCAGAAAGGCTGCCGCGCCTTTGAAAAGGATGTTCTGGATGTTCCTGCCGTTCTGCTCCGCGACAATCCGTTCTCCCGCCAAAGCTTGCACAGCCAGCTCGCCGTCATGAAACACATCGTTCATAGGTCCACCTCCTTTTTTAACCATCTTAACTGGCTTAAGAGTATTATAGTTCAATTTTTTTAACCTGTAAACATCAATTTTAGTGGTTAATAAAAAAGAGCAGAAAATAGTCCCAGACCTTGGTCTGAGACAAGCGATTTTTTAGGTTTCCTTAGGTTTGCGCCTTTCCAGATACGCCGCTACCTTCATACGGTTGCCGCACGTCTTC contains:
- a CDS encoding pyridoxamine 5'-phosphate oxidase family protein yields the protein MNDVFHDGELAVQALAGERIVAEQNGRNIQNILFKGAAAFLRTQSLLIASTAGKDGKVWCSFLTGEPGFLHVTSETELTIVSRLPESDPLRTHLKANPEIGLLAIDFSRRIRMRINGKGEWDGDRNLTVTADQVYGNCPKYIQKRSLQPNGGYRRTERTAFHSRVLEAKHQEWIGEADTFFVGSVSPEGKMDASHRGGPPGFVTVVDDRTLLFPDYFGNSMFNTLGNIYSNPSTGLLFLDFDGGHSLQLTGRSEIVWDKTEAARFPGAERLVRFEMDDLLHIENNTPIHWEFCEYSPANPL